One Archocentrus centrarchus isolate MPI-CPG fArcCen1 unplaced genomic scaffold, fArcCen1 scaffold_55_ctg1, whole genome shotgun sequence genomic region harbors:
- the rnf166 gene encoding RING finger protein 166 isoform X1: MAALSFHSHTELQLSGHPRGIVLTLANSRCSQCLLLRHVSSIQRKVVCGSMMAMFRSFVSASSQLRQQQQQQQQPSSGPGSLAAPAESIESQFSCPICLEVYHKPVSIASCAHTFCGECLQPCLQVTSPLCPLCRVPFDPKKVERSSSVEKQLASYKAPCRGCNKKVALVKMKSHITSCSKVQEQMANCPKFVPVVPTSQPIPSNIPNRSTFVCPFCGARNLDQQELVKHCMDNHRNDPNKVVCPVCSAMPWGDPSYKSSNFLQHLLHRHKFSYDTFVDYSIDEEAALQAALALSLTEN; encoded by the exons ATGGCCGCGCTGAGCTTCCACAGCCACACTGAGCTCCAACTTTCAG gtcATCCTCGCGGCATCGTCCTGACACTCGCCAACAGTCGCTGCTCCCAATGTTTACTTCTTCGGCATGTCTCCTCCATCCAGAGAAAA GTTGTCTGCGGCTCCATGATGGCGATGTTTAGGAGCTTTGTCTCGGCGAGCTCCCAGCTccgccagcagcagcagcagcagcagcagccaagcAGCGGCCCAGGCTCGCTGGCAGCCCCGGCGGAGAGCATCGAGAGCCAGTTCTCTTGTCCCATCTGCCTGGAGGTCTACCATAAGCCCGTCAGCATCGCCAGCTGCGCTCACAC ATTCTGTGGGGAATGTCTGCAGCCCTGTCTTCAGGTGACTTCAcccctctgccctctctgtcGTGTGCCCTTTGACCCCAAGAAAGTGGAGCGTTCGTCCAGCGTGGAAAAGCAGTTGGCTTCATATAAAGCACCCTGCAGGGGCTGTAACAAGAAG GTGGCTCTGGTAAAGATGAAGTCCCACATTACTTCCTGTTCTAAGGTACAAGAGCAGATGGCCAACTGTCCTAAGTTTGTTCCTGTGGTACCGACCTCCCAACCTATACCAAG CAATATTCCAAACCGGTCAACATTTGTATGTCCGTTCTGTGGGGCCAGAAATCTGGACCAGCAGGAACTGGTGAAGCACTGTATGGACAACCATCGTAATGACCCTAATAAAGTG GTGTGTCCAGTGTGTTCAGCCATGCCGTGGGGAGACCCCAGTTATAAGAGCTCCAACTTTCTTCAGCATCTCCTCCACAGACACAAGTTCTCATATGACACCTTTGTT
- the rnf166 gene encoding RING finger protein 166 isoform X2 codes for MMAMFRSFVSASSQLRQQQQQQQQPSSGPGSLAAPAESIESQFSCPICLEVYHKPVSIASCAHTFCGECLQPCLQVTSPLCPLCRVPFDPKKVERSSSVEKQLASYKAPCRGCNKKVALVKMKSHITSCSKVQEQMANCPKFVPVVPTSQPIPSNIPNRSTFVCPFCGARNLDQQELVKHCMDNHRNDPNKVVCPVCSAMPWGDPSYKSSNFLQHLLHRHKFSYDTFVDYSIDEEAALQAALALSLTEN; via the exons ATGATGGCGATGTTTAGGAGCTTTGTCTCGGCGAGCTCCCAGCTccgccagcagcagcagcagcagcagcagccaagcAGCGGCCCAGGCTCGCTGGCAGCCCCGGCGGAGAGCATCGAGAGCCAGTTCTCTTGTCCCATCTGCCTGGAGGTCTACCATAAGCCCGTCAGCATCGCCAGCTGCGCTCACAC ATTCTGTGGGGAATGTCTGCAGCCCTGTCTTCAGGTGACTTCAcccctctgccctctctgtcGTGTGCCCTTTGACCCCAAGAAAGTGGAGCGTTCGTCCAGCGTGGAAAAGCAGTTGGCTTCATATAAAGCACCCTGCAGGGGCTGTAACAAGAAG GTGGCTCTGGTAAAGATGAAGTCCCACATTACTTCCTGTTCTAAGGTACAAGAGCAGATGGCCAACTGTCCTAAGTTTGTTCCTGTGGTACCGACCTCCCAACCTATACCAAG CAATATTCCAAACCGGTCAACATTTGTATGTCCGTTCTGTGGGGCCAGAAATCTGGACCAGCAGGAACTGGTGAAGCACTGTATGGACAACCATCGTAATGACCCTAATAAAGTG GTGTGTCCAGTGTGTTCAGCCATGCCGTGGGGAGACCCCAGTTATAAGAGCTCCAACTTTCTTCAGCATCTCCTCCACAGACACAAGTTCTCATATGACACCTTTGTT